Below is a window of Jonesiaceae bacterium BS-20 DNA.
ACTTGCTTCATGTGCGGCAAATCCCGGGAGGCCTAGAGCTCTTTGAGTGCACCAGCGTGGCGGTCGTACTCGCTAATGGTGTGTTTTACGCGTTCACTGAGTTCTGCCATGGTGACTTCCTGACCGTTTCGATCTGCCATGACTGCCATAGCTGCATGCTGCACCTCAGTGTCACGGGCGGTCCCCTTTTGGTCGTAGCGTGTTCCTACCTTGGTGACCTGCTCCGTGGCCCGGTCGTATGTGATTGACCAGTACCCGTCTGCTTCGTCCCACTCTTCCTCGGTTAACACACTGTCAAGCTCGTCGGTGCGCAGTTCAATCTCAACGACTTGGCCGTTGTCAGTCAGGGAAGCCCAGCCATGCTCATCAACGTGGCACAGGTTCTGTCCAATGATGACTTCAGCGAACCCGCCACGAGCATGCCGTGAAAGCATGAAGGCAGCGTTGTTTAACCCTTCCTTGGCATGGCCGGCGTGCTCCCATTTGTGGGAGATTACAGCCTCTTCAGGATGGTGACACGCAGCGGTGTAAGCATCTTCGTGCTGGCGGATAGTGACGGCTAGGGATTCGCTTACCTGGACGGTGGCTGCCGCTTTCACTGGACCTGGCCAGGCGTTGTGGCCGCCGCGGTCGCTGTTTAGCGTGATTGGAGCAGCCACCCACTGCTGGCGTAGGGCAAGCGCCAAGGCAATGTCCGGGGTGGTTGCCGGGTCTCGAGGGTGAGCACTCCCTTTGAAGCTGATGTCTTCATTGTTGAAGTTGAATGAGTCCCACTGCGGGGTGGGGTTCGCAATGTACCCGTCGTACTCTGCTGTGACGCGTGGCTGGTCAAGGGTGACTGCCGCTTCGCCCCTGTGGGAAGTTGCAAACTGGCCACCGGAAGTTACCCCCGCGGGCACGCGCATGATCTGTCGTAATGTCATGCTCAGTACATGTGCGGGCTCAGCTTTGGCGGGCGCTTCACCCTTGGGCGGGCACAAAAAAGTTGGCTAATCCTGGCTCAGCGAACTGAAGCAGGATTAGCCAACCAGGTTGACCAAGAGTCAATTAGAACTGTGGACCGACCAAGGGCATTGGCAGTTCACAGTTGTTTAGAAGTCCCAGTCTGCGTCCTCGGTCTCTACGGCCTTTCCAATGACATAAGAGGAACCAGAGCCAGAGAAAAAATCGTGGTTCTCATCTGAGTTCGGGCTTAACGCTGACAAGATGGCAGCATTCACGTCGGTCTCCTCCTTAGGGAACAGAGCTTCGTACCCTAAGTTCATGAGAGCCTTGTTGGCGTTGTACCGCAGGAACTTCTTGACGTCCTCTGTGAGGCCGATGGGGTCGTACAGGGACTGCGTGTACGCCACTTCGTTCTCATACAGTTCAAGCATGAGCTCGAACGTGTACGCCTTGAGCTCTGCCTGACGCTCAGGGGTCTCGTTCTCAATGGCCTTTTGGTACTTGTAGCCAATGTAGTATCCGTGGACGGCCTCATCACGGATGATCAGGCGGATCAGGTCTGCGGTGTTGGTCAGCTTGGCACGCGATGACCAGTACATGGGGGCGTAGAAGCCCGAGTAGAACAAGAACGACTCCAACATTACCGAAGCGACCTTGCGTTTAAGCGGGTCATCACCTCGGTAGTACTTCAAGATGATTTCGGCCTTCTTCTGCAGGTACGGGTTCTCCTCGGACCAGCGGAAGGCTTCATCAATCTCCGCGGTTGACAGCAACGTGGAGAAAATTGTTGAGTAGCTCTTAGCGTGCACAGATTCCATGAACGCAATGTTCGTCAGCACGGCCTCTTCATGAGGGGTTGAGGCGTCTGGAATGAGGGACACGGCGCCAACTGTGCCTTGGATGGTGTCCAAGAGTGTCAACCCGGTAAGGACCCGGGTCGTCATGTTCTTCTCATCCTCGGTCAGGGTCGCCCATGACTGCAGGTCGTTGGATACGGGTACTTTTTCTGGCAACCAGAAGTTAGCAACCAGGCGGTCCCAAACTTCCAGGTCCTTCTCGTCCTCGATGCGGTTCCAGTTGATTGCTTGAACCCTGCTTACCAAGGGTGCGATGGTCATTGTTCTCCTTCAGTCATTCGTATTATCTGGCTGCTGAGCAGCCAAGGTTGATCGTGGCAGTGTTATCCACGTACGTGCCTTGCAAGGAACTTGCACGCAGTATTTGGGCGTTCTTGGCCCCGTAGGCCACAAGGACTGATGGGGCACCTGCATTCGCGTGGCCTACAGTGCCGTCAGCTCGGTGGAACCTCAGCCGACCGTGCAGGAACAGCATGGCGTCAGCTTTGCCCCATACTTGGTCAACAAAGCCAGCTGTTTCGGTGCGCGCAAAAATCAGGGCGATACCGTCGCCATGGGCAGCGAGTTTCTCCAGCCAGGACCATGTCTCTCGCCCGTACGGTGGGTTTAACCAGACACGTCCTTGCCATGGAGCAGCGAGGCCATCTTCGGGCAAGATGATGGACTTTCGGGCAGTCGGCCACCCCGGGGCCCCGCACGGGTCCAGGTCGAATGGCCCTAGTGGCTCAAGGATGTGCGGTGGGGTCAGCCACGTTGTGGTCATGGCCGCTGGACTGTGGTGCGTTCCCATTCCAGTCTTGGCTTTCACTTGCTCTCCGAAGGTGTGTCGAGCTGAGAGGCTTGATCGTCTAGTCGTGCAATTCTTCGCAGGTGTACTAGGGTCCCCCCTAGCCGTGCGAATGAAAACAGCGCCCATAAGCCCGCGCACGCAACAATGAAGAATGTCACGGACGGTTTACTGAGCAAGTTTCCTTTGGTCAGTTCGAAAGCAGTTGCTCCGATGAGGGTCACACCTAGGGTCAGCCAAATACTGTGTTCTACGTGCTTGCCACGAAGCTGTTTCAGAGCTGTCGCCCTTGGCCCAGTCATGGTCTTCCATAGGGCGTCCGTGAAAATGACCAACAGGAAACCTACCAAGATAATGAGCCCTCCCATCTGGGTCGGCATGGTGACCTCGTCAACTTCGAAGCGCCGGTTTGGTGCGGTTACCACA
It encodes the following:
- the nrdF gene encoding class 1b ribonucleoside-diphosphate reductase subunit beta, which translates into the protein MTIAPLVSRVQAINWNRIEDEKDLEVWDRLVANFWLPEKVPVSNDLQSWATLTEDEKNMTTRVLTGLTLLDTIQGTVGAVSLIPDASTPHEEAVLTNIAFMESVHAKSYSTIFSTLLSTAEIDEAFRWSEENPYLQKKAEIILKYYRGDDPLKRKVASVMLESFLFYSGFYAPMYWSSRAKLTNTADLIRLIIRDEAVHGYYIGYKYQKAIENETPERQAELKAYTFELMLELYENEVAYTQSLYDPIGLTEDVKKFLRYNANKALMNLGYEALFPKEETDVNAAILSALSPNSDENHDFFSGSGSSYVIGKAVETEDADWDF
- a CDS encoding DNA N-6-adenine-methyltransferase, with the translated sequence MKAKTGMGTHHSPAAMTTTWLTPPHILEPLGPFDLDPCGAPGWPTARKSIILPEDGLAAPWQGRVWLNPPYGRETWSWLEKLAAHGDGIALIFARTETAGFVDQVWGKADAMLFLHGRLRFHRADGTVGHANAGAPSVLVAYGAKNAQILRASSLQGTYVDNTATINLGCSAAR